A section of the Humulus lupulus chromosome 2, drHumLupu1.1, whole genome shotgun sequence genome encodes:
- the LOC133819210 gene encoding sugar transport protein 13, whose protein sequence is MAGGFAVSSSGAEFEAKITPIVIISCIMAATGGLMFGYDVGVSGGVTAMPEFLKKFFPVVYRKTRAEQDSNYCKYDNQGLQLFTSSLYLAGLTATFFASYTTRKLGRRLTMLIAGVFFIVGTIFNAAAENLAMLIIGRILLGCGVGFANQAVPVFLSEIAPTRIRGGLNILFQLNVTIGILFANLVNYGTAKIKGGWGWRLSLGLAGIPACLLTIGALLVVDTPNSLIERGHLEKGKEVLRKIRGTDNIEPEFNELVEASRIAKEVKHPFRNLLKRKNRPQLIIAVALQIFQQLTGINAIMFYAPVLFDTLGFGGDASLYSAVITGAVNVLSTVVSIYSVDKVGRRMLLLEAGVQMFLSQVVIAIILGIKLSDNSDNLGKGYAILVVVMVCTFVSSFAWSWGPLGWLIPSETFPLETRSAGQSVTVCVNLLFTFVIAQAFLSMLCHFKFGIFLFFSGWVLVMSFFVLFLLPETKNIPIEEMTERVWKQHWLWKRFMDDDDYVVKVGDNKNGAY, encoded by the exons GTGGTGTAACGGCTATGCCGGAATTCTTGAAAAAATTCTTTCCGGTGGTTTATAGAAAAACGAGAGCAGAACAAGACAgcaattactgcaagtacgacaACCAAGGACTGCAACTGTTCACGTCGTCGCTCTACCTGGCTGGCTTGACCGCCACATTCTTTGCCTCCTACACCACCAGGAAGCTCGGCAGAAGGCTGACCATGTTGATCGCCGGCGTCTTCTTCATCGTCGGCACCATCTTCAACGCCGCTGCTGAAAATCTCGCCATGCTCATCATTGGCAGGATCTTACTTGGTTGCGGTGTTGGCTTTGCTAATCAG GCTGTACCAGTATTCCTTTCTGAGATTGCTCCCACAAGAATTCGAGGTGGACTAAACATATTGTTCCAACTTAATGTCACCATTGGAATTCTTTTCGCAAATCTTGTGAATTACGGCACTGCCAA AATCAAAGGAGGATGGGGATGGAGATTGTCATTGGGTTTGGCGGGTATCCCTGCATGTCTTCTAACCATTGGCGCCCTCTTAGTTGTGGACACTCCCAACAGTCTTATAGAACGTGGTCACTTAGAGAAAGGAAAAGAAGTACTCAGAAAGATTAGAGGCACTGACAACATCGAGCCTGAGTTCAATGAACTCGTCGAGGCTAGTCGCATAGCTAAAGAAGTAAAGCACCCTTTTAGAAACCTCCTCAAGCGCAAGAACCGTCCCCAACTCATCATCGCCGTGGCCCTTCAG ATCTTCCAACAGTTAACAGGTATCAACGCAATCATGTTCTACGCACCAGTATTGTTTGACACACTAGGATTCGGTGGCGATGCTTCCCTCTACTCAGCTGTGATAACAGGAGCCGTTAACGTCCTATCCACCGTCGTTTCCATCTACTCAGTTGACAAAGTTGGACGTCGTATGCTGTTGTTGGAGGCTGGTGTTCAGATGTTCTTATCCCAAGTGGTGATTGCCATTATATTAGGTATAAAGTTGTCTGACAACTCGGACAACCTCGGCAAGGGTTATGCTATTCTAGTGGTTGTTATGGTGTGTACTTTCGTGTCATCATTTGCCTGGTCCTGGGGGCCACTCGGCTGGCTCATTCCCAGTGAAACTTTCCCACTCGAGACTCGCTCGGCCGGTCAGAGTGTCACCGTTTGTGTCAACTTACTCTTCACCTTCGTCATAGCTCAGGCTTTCCTCTCCATGCTTTGTCATTTCAAGTTCGGAATCTTCTTGTTCTTCTCTGGATGGGTTCTGGTCATGTCCTTCTTCGTCTTGTTTTTGCTGCCTGAGACGAAGAACATTCCCATTGAGGAAATGACTGAAAGAGTTTGGAAGCAGCATTGGTTATGGAAGAGGTTTATGGATGATGATGATTATGTTGTCAAAGTAGGTGACAATAAAAATGGTGCTTACTAA